GGCATCGAAGCCGCGGATGCGGAAGTCGTCGACACGGTTGTCGATGCCGGTGCTTTCCAGCGAAACGCCGGCCACATAGCGCATCGCCTCGTTGAGGTTCTGCACGCCGCGCGCGTCCAGTTCCTCACGTGCGATGACCGACACCGACTTTGCCATCTCGGCCACTGGGGTATCGGTCTTTGTCGCGCCGGAGGTGTGGGTGATGGTGCGGTAGGCGTTGACGTGCACCGCGTCCAGATCGGTGGGCGTGGCGCCATCGGGCATCGCCGACTGGGCTTGCGCGGCCAGCGGCAGGGCCAGCAGCGCGGCAACGGACACGGACAGCAGCGAGCGCATCGGCTCGCGGGAAGTAGAACGGAGGTTGGACATGGGGGACCTGCTTCTGGGAGGCGCGCCTGGAGGCGGCGGCTGCGGCGCTGGTTAAGGGCGCGTTAAATCATAGCAGATGCGAATGGTTCCCACTACTATTGGAGCGACAATCGGTCGCAGCCTGACACGATGACAGGCCGAGCACGGTGCCTTAACCGGCCTTCCCTATCCTGTCTGCGCGCCGCACGTCTGCGGCGCATCCGCAATGGAACGCCCGAGGAGAATGCATGACCCGTCTGCACACCCTGATCGTCACCGCCGGCCTGCTGGCCATCAGCCCGCTCGCCCTGGCTGAAACGGTGAACCTGACCAACAGCGCCGACGGCGCCAACCGCGATGCCGGCATCACCGCGGTCAAGAAGAAACTCAACGACGCCTGCACCGAGCGCAAGGGAACGCCGAAGGTGGACTCATTCGAGGTGGTCTTCGAAAAGACCAGCGAGAACCCGAACGTCCCCAAGCCGTACTACGTGGACGGCAAGATGCAGTGCGACCTGCCGGGCTGACTGAGCGCGCAGGCCTGGCCCTGAGGTCAGGCCTGCAGCCGGCCGCGCCGCCCTACAGCGCCGCGCGCACCGCGGCCATCAGCTCCAGCAGGCTGAACGGCTTGGGCAGCAGACTCATGCCGGTACCGAGGAAGGACTCACGCACCGCAGCACGTTCGGTGTAGCCGGTGATGAACAGCACCGGCAGAACGGGATTGATCTCGCGCGCGGCATCTGCCAGTTCGCGCCCGTCCATGCCGGGCAGGCCGACGTCAGACAGCAGCAGATCGAAGGCCGGATCCTGCCGCAGGTGGCGCAGCGCCTGGCGCGCATCCGCCGCCAACGTCACCTGGTAACCCGCTTCGGACAGCATTTCACCCACCATCATCCGCACCGAATCGGTGTCATCGACCAGCAGGATGCGCTCGGACTGGCCACGCGGCGGCGCGACCTGCTCGGCGCTCGTTTCCGCATGTGTCACTTCACCGGCGGGCAGCAGCAGCTCGACCTCGGCCCCTTCGCCGGGCTCGCTGGCGATGCGCGCCAGCCCGCCCGACTGCCGGGCGAAACCATAGGTCATCGACAGGCCCAGGCCCGTGCCCTCGCCCTGCGGCTTGGTGGTGAAGAAGGGTTCGAAGACCTTCGCCACCAGTTCCGGTGGAATGCCCGGCCCGTTGTCGATCACCTTCAGGCTGACATAGCGGCCTGAGGTCAATTCGTTCTCGCGCTGGACTTCGCAGGCCTCCGCGCGCAGGCGGATCAGGCCGCGGCCGCCCAAGGCATCGCGCGCGTTGATGACCAGGTTCAGCACCACGTTCTCGAACTGGTTGACGTCGGCAATGGCAACCAGCGGTTCCTCGCCCAGTTCGAACTCCAGCTCGATGTTCTCGCCGATCGAGCGGCGCAGCAGGTCTTCCAGCGAGCGCGTGCGCGCCACCAGGTCGAAGGGGCGCGAATCCAGCGGCTGTTTGCGGGCGAACGCCAGCATGCGTTGGGTCAAGGCGGCAGCGCGCTGGGCCGATGCGGCGGCGATGCTGCTGTACTGCGGCACCTTCTCAAGTCGCGACGACGACACGGCCAGTTCGATCATGTCCAGGCCGGAGATGATCGTGGTCAGCAGGTTGTTGAAGTCATGCGCGATGCCGCCGGTCAACTGGCCCAGCGAATCCATCTTCTGCGCCTGCAGCAGCTCGGCTTCGGTGCGGCTGCGCTCGGCGATCTGGTGCGCAAGCTCGGTGTTGGCGGTCTCCAGTTCGGCACGCTGTTCGCGGGCGCGCACATGGTGCTCGGTCACGTCCTCCACCACCACCAGCCCATGGCCAGTGCGGCGGTCAGGCGTCAGCCGCCATTGCGTGTTGCGCACGCCCTGCCGGCTGGCGATCGACAGCACGCCCTGCCAGCGCTCCTGCCGGGCCAGTGCGTCCTGCAGGTCCAGCACGAATTCCTTGTTGCTGCCCAGCAGCGCAAACAGCGATCCATTGGCATCTGCTTCGCTGAGCAGGCGGGCGAACGCGGAGTTGCTTTCGCGGATCTGCAGCTGCTCATCCAGCACCGCAATGGGCGCATTGACCTGGCTGAAGATCTCCTGGAACCGCGCATCCGCTTCACGCAGGGCTTCCTCGGCGCGTCGCGCGCGCAGCAGGCTGCGCAGCGTCGCCAGCAGCACGTCCGGGTCCACCGGATGGATCAGGTAGCCATCGGCACCGTTGTCCAGGCCGGTAATCATGTCGCCGGTGGCGATGGACGCCGCGGACACGTGCACCACCGGCAGCAGCTGGGTGCGTGGCTGGGTACGGAGCTGGCGTACCACATCAAAGCCACTCATGTCTGGCAGGTTGACGTCCAGCACCACCGCGCCGAACTCCGAGTCGGCCAGCCGGTCCAGCCCCTCCTGTCCAGTGGCCGCTTCACTGACGCTGTAACCATGATGTTCCAGCACGCGCCGCACGGAATAGCGGGTGGCTGCGTTGTCATCGACCACCAATACGCGATCAGAGTGCGGCATGGGCGTCCTCCGTCGCCTCGTTCAGTGCTACCGGCAAGACTACATGGAACGCCGAGCCGCTGCCGGGCAGGCTTTCCACCGCTACCCGGCCGCCCAGCAGTTCGGCAAACCGCTTGCACAGCGACAGGCCCAGGCCGGTGCCACGCAGGCGCTTCTGCAGCGGCGAATCGACCTGCACGAAATCCTCGAACAGCGCGGGCAGCAGCTCCGGGGCAATGCCGATGCCGGTATCGCGCACGGTGAAGCGGACCTCCGCGTCGCTCTCCATCGCCGCCGACACCACCACCTGGCCTTCCGGGGTGAACTTGATGGCATTGGAGATGTAGTTGCGCAGGATCTGTGCCAGCTTCTTGTCGTCGGTGTAGAGCATCGGCAGAGGCGGCGGATCCTCGAACACCAGCTCGATGCGCTGGTTGCTGTCCACCAATGGCCTGAACATGCCGCGCAGGGCGGCGAACAGGTCCATCAGGTCGAACCAGCCCGGGGAAATGGTGATGCGCCCGGCCTCGATCTTGGCCAGGTCCAGCAGGTCGTCCACCATCTCGCGCAGCTCCGATGCCGAGGCGCTGACGAAGCGGACCTGGCGCAGCTGCTCATCGTTGAGCGTGCCGTCGAAACCGTCTTCCAGCAGCCGCGTCATGCTCAGGATGGACCCCAGCGGCGTGCGGAACTCGTGGCTCATGTAGGACAGGAACCGGCTCTTCAGGTCGGAGACCTCGCGCAGCTGCAACGCCTGCTGGTCCAGCTCGGCATACAGCGCCAGCACGCCCTGGTTGGTCTCCTCCAGCTCGGCGCGGAGGGCGGCATTCTCGGCCGCAAGGCGGGTGTTCTCTTCCTGCATCTGTTCCTGCCCCATCACCACGCTCCCATGCGCAGGGCAACGATGCTGGCATCGTCACGACCACGGTCGAAATCCCGTTGCAGCACCGCCACCACCAGCGCCGGGTGCCGATGGACCAGGCCCGGATAGTCCTGCAACCGCCAGCGCCCCTGCAGGCCATCGCTGTGCATGATCAGCAGCGTGCCGTGCGCGGCGTGAACGTTGAATGCCTGTGCCTTGCGGTACTGCACGCCGACGATGCCTGGCATCGAGGCCAGGCCGCGATAGGTCGTTGCATCGGCGATGCCGGCATTGATGTTGCCGATGCCGGAAAACTGCAGCTCGCCCCCGGCCAGCGGCAGGGTCGCCACGGCAACAGCACCGCCGCGGGTGCCGGACATGGCCTGGTGCAGCGCTTCAATCAGCGCGTTCGGCGCATCCACGCCCACTTCCGCGGCCCGGCGCGTGCCCTCCTGCGCGGCATCGGTGGCAGGCAGGCCGTGGCCCAGGCCGTCGATCACGGTCAGCGTCGCCTGCCCTTCCCGTACCGACAGGTGCCAGGCATCGCCGCAGGCCTCTTCGCCCCGCATCGCAAGGCGCAGGGCGCCGTACGCGAGATCAACGCGTGGGCCGGCATGTTCGGGGTAGATCCGCGCCACCACGATCGTGCCGCGCGCGTCGGACCAGCTGTCGAGCAGCGTCGCCTGGCGCTTTACCGCACCCAGTCCCAGGCCCTGGCTGCCGCCGGTGGAATAGCCTTCCACCAATGCCTGCGACAGCACGAAGCCAGGACCGGAATCGACGGTATACAGTTCGACGCCGCGGGCGTCGTACCCTTGCACGACCGAGAGATACGCCTTGCCGCCGCCACCATGGCGCAGCAGGTTGCTGGCCAGCTCGCTGGCGGCCAGCGCGACCCGGCCACTGTCCGTTTCATCGAAACCGATCCGTGCGGCCAGGGCCAGCGCCTCGCGGCGCACCTGCCCGACCTGGGTCGGTTCCTCAACGGCCACGACGCGGGTGACGTGGCCGGAGAAATTCACGTCCATTTGGTGATGGCGATGCGCGTGCCCTGGCCCGGTGCACTGTCCAGCTCGAAGACATCCACCAGCCGCCGGGAGCCGGACAGGCCCAGGCCCATGCCCTTGCCCGAAGACCAGCCGTCCGTCAGCGCCTGCTCGATGTTGGCGATGCCGGGCCCCTGGTCGGAGAACACCAGGCGCACGCCACGGCGCAGCCCTTCATCCAGCAGTTCCCAGTCCATCTGCCCGCCACCGCCGTAGATGACGGTGTTGCGCGCCAGCTCGCTGGCGGCGGTCACCAGCTTGGTCTGGTCGACCAGCCGCAGCCCGCAGGCCACTGCCGCCTGGCGCACGGCCTGGCGGGCCAGCACCACGTCCTGCTCGACCCGCACGGGTAACGTCCCCTGGCGTGCGGTCATGGCAGTTCATCACTCAGGCGCAGCAGCTTCATGCCGCGCTCCACGTTCAACGCCGTGCGCACGCCGCTCAGGTCCAGGCCGAGTTCAACCAGGGTGATGGCCACGGCCGGCTGCATGCCCACCACCACGGTGGTCGCGTCCATCACCCGCGACAGCGCGGAAATGGTGGCGATCATGCGGCCGATGAAGGAATCGACGATGTCCAGCGAGGAGATGTCGATCAGCACGCCACGCGCGGAGGTGCGGCGGATGCGCTCACTGAGGTCGTCCTGCAGGTTCAGTGCCAGCTGGTCGTGCATGTCCACCTGGATGGTGACCAGCAGCAGGTCGCCCATCTGCAGGATCGGGATGCGGTCCATCAGCGGTTGGCCTGGCTGACGGACAGGCCGTTCCGCTTCAGGGCCAGCGCCAGGGCGTCGGCCAGGTTGGCCTTGGTGACGATGCCCTGCAGGTCCAGGCCCAGGTGCACGATGGTCTGCGCGATCTGCGGACGCACGCCGCTGATGATGGCGTCGGCGCCCATCAGGCGGATGGCGGTGACGGTCTTCAGCAGATGCTGGGCGACCAGCGTGTCCACGGTGGGCACGCCGGTGATGTCGATGATGGCGATTTCAGAGCCGGTGTCGACGATCCGCTGCAGCAGCGATTCCATCACCACCTGGGTACGCTGCGAATCCAGCGTGCCGATCATCGGCAACGCCAGCACGCCATCCCACAGCTTCACCACCGGGGTGGACAGCTCCAGCATCTCTTCCTGCTGGCGCTGGATGACATCCTCGCGGGTGCGCTGGAAGGCTTTCACCGTGTGCAGGCCGAGCACGTCCAGCAGCTCGGAGATCGACCAGAGC
This genomic stretch from Stenotrophomonas sp. SAU14A_NAIMI4_5 harbors:
- a CDS encoding ATP-binding protein — its product is MGQEQMQEENTRLAAENAALRAELEETNQGVLALYAELDQQALQLREVSDLKSRFLSYMSHEFRTPLGSILSMTRLLEDGFDGTLNDEQLRQVRFVSASASELREMVDDLLDLAKIEAGRITISPGWFDLMDLFAALRGMFRPLVDSNQRIELVFEDPPPLPMLYTDDKKLAQILRNYISNAIKFTPEGQVVVSAAMESDAEVRFTVRDTGIGIAPELLPALFEDFVQVDSPLQKRLRGTGLGLSLCKRFAELLGGRVAVESLPGSGSAFHVVLPVALNEATEDAHAAL
- a CDS encoding anti-sigma regulatory factor — protein: MTARQGTLPVRVEQDVVLARQAVRQAAVACGLRLVDQTKLVTAASELARNTVIYGGGGQMDWELLDEGLRRGVRLVFSDQGPGIANIEQALTDGWSSGKGMGLGLSGSRRLVDVFELDSAPGQGTRIAITKWT
- a CDS encoding STAS domain-containing protein, which encodes MAALQQRTIDLIREHQSTLIAQWRDNLNAAGQNDDSRIGARDLDIQVNEFWQLLLPSLSAADAGNLHGAEWQAIRHFLEDLSRDRAIKGFSSSETATFIFSLKRPLFQLLQQHHSGDPQALGEQLWSISELLDVLGLHTVKAFQRTREDVIQRQQEEMLELSTPVVKLWDGVLALPMIGTLDSQRTQVVMESLLQRIVDTGSEIAIIDITGVPTVDTLVAQHLLKTVTAIRLMGADAIISGVRPQIAQTIVHLGLDLQGIVTKANLADALALALKRNGLSVSQANR
- a CDS encoding ATP-binding protein; this encodes MDVNFSGHVTRVVAVEEPTQVGQVRREALALAARIGFDETDSGRVALAASELASNLLRHGGGGKAYLSVVQGYDARGVELYTVDSGPGFVLSQALVEGYSTGGSQGLGLGAVKRQATLLDSWSDARGTIVVARIYPEHAGPRVDLAYGALRLAMRGEEACGDAWHLSVREGQATLTVIDGLGHGLPATDAAQEGTRRAAEVGVDAPNALIEALHQAMSGTRGGAVAVATLPLAGGELQFSGIGNINAGIADATTYRGLASMPGIVGVQYRKAQAFNVHAAHGTLLIMHSDGLQGRWRLQDYPGLVHRHPALVVAVLQRDFDRGRDDASIVALRMGAW
- a CDS encoding response regulator; its protein translation is MPHSDRVLVVDDNAATRYSVRRVLEHHGYSVSEAATGQEGLDRLADSEFGAVVLDVNLPDMSGFDVVRQLRTQPRTQLLPVVHVSAASIATGDMITGLDNGADGYLIHPVDPDVLLATLRSLLRARRAEEALREADARFQEIFSQVNAPIAVLDEQLQIRESNSAFARLLSEADANGSLFALLGSNKEFVLDLQDALARQERWQGVLSIASRQGVRNTQWRLTPDRRTGHGLVVVEDVTEHHVRAREQRAELETANTELAHQIAERSRTEAELLQAQKMDSLGQLTGGIAHDFNNLLTTIISGLDMIELAVSSSRLEKVPQYSSIAAASAQRAAALTQRMLAFARKQPLDSRPFDLVARTRSLEDLLRRSIGENIELEFELGEEPLVAIADVNQFENVVLNLVINARDALGGRGLIRLRAEACEVQRENELTSGRYVSLKVIDNGPGIPPELVAKVFEPFFTTKPQGEGTGLGLSMTYGFARQSGGLARIASEPGEGAEVELLLPAGEVTHAETSAEQVAPPRGQSERILLVDDTDSVRMMVGEMLSEAGYQVTLAADARQALRHLRQDPAFDLLLSDVGLPGMDGRELADAAREINPVLPVLFITGYTERAAVRESFLGTGMSLLPKPFSLLELMAAVRAAL
- a CDS encoding STAS domain-containing protein, with translation MDRIPILQMGDLLLVTIQVDMHDQLALNLQDDLSERIRRTSARGVLIDISSLDIVDSFIGRMIATISALSRVMDATTVVVGMQPAVAITLVELGLDLSGVRTALNVERGMKLLRLSDELP